The genomic window CCTGCTTTCTTTATCTGTATTTCATAGACAACAAGAAAAGGTTAAATAtaccaaagaaaaaaatgaacgCCAAAAAATAAGTATATGGTTGAAAAGGTAATTTACTCACATGCAAGCCATGCCCATCCTGAACCAAATTGTGTTGAAGCAACAAGCTTGAACTGATCAACGAATTTTTCAAAGGAACCAAAGTCTCTTTCAATCAGTTTTAGAAGTTCCCCAGATGGTTTTCCACCACCACCAGGTTTCATGGACTCCCAGAAGAAATCATGGTTCCATACCTGaaataaattgaacaagatTACTAAGCTGTGGTTCAGAAACATGAATTAGACTTCTATGGTTATAAGTATGCACATGCCTGTGCTGCATTGTTGAAAGCTGGAAGAATGTCGCCATTATTGTATGCCATAATTATGGTTTCCTCCAGTGACTTCCCATCTAGATCTGTTCCTTCAATTTGCTTGTTCAAGTTATCTACATAAGCTCGGTGGTGCTTTCCCCAATGGTACTCAAATGTTTCCTGGCTCATAATTGGCTCCAAAGCATCCTGAGAATTTTCATTATTGAATATTGGTTATTTATGTATTATCAGTCGAACGCCAAAATAACAGCATGTGGATGATACATGTTTAGGTCATTTCACTAACTAAATGATTATGATTCATTCTTGTTTAATCAGATCAGTGTAATAGATATGATGcataaaaataatgtaaatgGCCAGAGTAATTAATGATTGAGGTAAACCAGAAGCAAGCAATCTACTCTCAAACAACAGATCACTCCTTGCACACAATTCCCTGATACAATGTGATAATGTCTGATGACAATGGcagctatttgacaacacttcaTACAGAATAGCATATCTCAGAACAATTGCTATTTGTTCAAATCATTGCTAtagccactatttgacaacactgctCATTATAATCACAAACCACTTCAAAGCTATTAAGATGGCTCAGATCAAGACTTCAGGGCACTAGCcgtgtaaaataaaattgggcaAGTATTTAAGTTCAACACAAGTTGGGAAAAATATGAGACATGCTGCAGACAATGCCCATCTGCAATAAGCAGCTCCAAAATATAGTATAACTGTATACAACTCTTAGTTACCTCATGTATGTTTTAACAATGACacatgttttttaatttacaagGCTTTGTCTTCATAATAACTCTAACAAACTAAGATGCTTGAGTTCTTCAATACTTTAATTTCTAACTTTCTCTAAGAAGCATAGGTCAACTAACTGTAACCGAGTTCCATGGGCATGTTTCATAAGAAGCATAGATCAACTAATTGTAACAGAGTGTTGGGCAGAATATAGATGTTACCAGCGGATATGGCGGTGGCTTCAGCTCAAACTTTGCAGTGATTTCAGTGTCCCCGGCTTTCCTTATCCAACTTCCCTGCAATTTCATTCAGTAGGCAAACTTGtaaaacaaagtgaaaagtATAATATGATACAACAAGTGGCTAGGTCACATATGTTGCTAGATTAACGTTGATGTTGTAAAAATGAAAAACGAATCATCATCGTTCTCCTCCACCATTCATATTAATATCAATTTTATAACATCCTTTATGAATGCAGGTTGTGCagaattttttagttttcatttttttaaatagccaaagttttttttttttttttgaaaacaaatagccaaagttagtaattagttgttagattagtattttttttaaacacccTTAGCTTAAACCAATTGAGCTTCCCAACTCACCCCGCAGCTAGTGCATAATAATGAAGGTTGAACCCCGGACCTCCCACTCTTTTAACCCTTAGCTTAAATCAGTTGAGCTACCCCCCAACTCACCCTGCACGTAGTGCATAATAATGAAGGTTGAACCCTCGACCTCCCACTCTTTTAACCCTTAGCttaaactagttgagctacccaACTCACCCCGCCCCGCAGGTAGTGGCATAATAATGAAGGTTGAACCCTGAACCTCCCACTCCTATAATCCTTAGCTTAAACCAGATGAGTTTCAACAATCTACTAATTATCATGAATCAACCTAAGGTCAAACAAAAAGTACACACTACCTATAACAACAACTGGCAAatgatattataataataagcaattttggttttaatgattttaatttgtaaaacaaaaaaaaaaaacagaatttgtTAAAAGAAAATTGAGATACATACAGCAAATAAGACAGAGAGTAGAAATGAGGGAAATTGAGATGGAGAAGCAAAAACCTGTTTTTTAGAAAATTGGAATGTAGAAgcagaagaagaaggaagatttAGGAACCCTGCAAAACAACCATTGGAGTGGGAGGTGGGAACAAAAGCGGAAGCTGATAACATTCTTTTCTTCTACTTGGGAGTGACAGTGAGCGGAGCGGAGGTTCAAAGTATTATTTATACTGTGTAGCTAACAATGTTATCACCTTCCGCACATCATTACTGTACTTGAGTGTGTAGCTGGGAGtttttatttccattttttgTTGCGTTATTTAAAcacttttcttttatatttttaaaacaattttaaatagTATATCATAGTCCTAGATATAAATCAaaatttcatcaacaaaaattaatatatttgctcttaattttttatttatggacCAACTTTTTACGGTAGTATATTTGAGaatgatgaaattttttagccattagactacttgctatggtaaaaaaaaaaaattagtacacTACTATTATGTCATTAAACCATTACAACTTTAGACCAGATTTTATTTACATGATGGAACTCAATATTAGTCGGGTTCATTATCCTGAGAACCAAAAAGTTACACAAAATGATATGGAGTATATCTCATGCTTAGAGTACTCATACTCTATCTATCTCCtccttcttaatttattttagtattaatttagatgtctgtttgttacagattaaaaaaatagtaattttgatgtaaaataatttagagattagtttaaaaatagtaattttgatgtaaaataatttagagattagtttttagagattaTTAGAAAAGTAATTTACTTtgatgtaaataaaataatatttagtttGTTTGAATACAACTTattaaagtgatttttttaattacaaataactttttttcttttaacatttattttctttctcctctaaaaaaaatctattattttataagttattcttagtagcttatcatttttagctgttttctgattatttttagttttggattattttaaaaatctataacaaacagatacaacacaattaaaagtgattattttcataaaaaaaaatgattttttttctaaaataagctatattATAACAAACCGCATATTCTACACATTATCAAATAGGTTAACATTtggttgtattttattttttggtaaatgAAGTGATAATcactagggatggcaaaaaaacccaaacccgagagatccacccgaacccaaactcaagtcaacgggcgaaattcgatttgactgggtttgggtgacacccgataatatgggtgtgggtttggtatcagtcaaacccacacccgaaactcatacacccacccgaaatattttataattacctaattaccgtcatagtctccctcaatttccttggaagaccttcattttagttgtaatttaatttcttgaaagtctatgttgtaatttcttgaaagtctatgtttgaattttcttggaagaccttaattttagttgtaatttaattcaaagtctatgttggaatttaatttcttaaatttgtaaattattttcaaatgtgttgcggatttgggtttgggtggaaaaaacccgaacccaatgggtgtgggcgtgggtgttgttttgccacccgaacaacctttgggtttgggtgatgatttcgggtgtgggtttggtaattgtcaaacccgcacccatgggcgcccgttgtcATCCCTAATAATCACCGGCCACCACGAGAAACTCGCACTCACAACTCCATGATTTCATCTTCAAGCTCAAATTTTGTGTGGGAAATGGATTCATTGACATGAGAGAAATAGTCAACCTAGACCattgaataaaaattacatatcaaataaaaaactagAGAAAAGTGTTTAAGGCTGAGATTAAGAACACATAAaaaaacatgagagaaaatATAACCTATTTTTATAacttgtttatccaaacatccTCTTAGTTCATGTAAAAGTAGGTGTAATATAAACACATAAATGTAAAATTATTGCAAGGACGCTAAACGAGCTGCAGCAACACCTCTAAAATCATCAGCACATAAATGAAAGTGATCTTGCATATTAAGGTAGTGTTAGTATATTCAGAAACACGAACCATTttcacacaaataaaaaaaatcataatgtaTAACTCTTGGTTGAACCCTCAAACTCAAAAGTGTTTGGCCACAATATTTTTCTGACACTGAGAATCATTACACTtatcaaacaaaataataaaaagcaTCAAACATGTATACAAACTTCAAAAGGAAGAAGTAGAACACTAAAATTATTGGTAATTCTGTGTTGAAGAAAATTTGATAGCAAAATGTTTTATGGAGCTCATGGAGCTTTAAGCCCAAACTCTTTTCCTTGGGACAAGATCTGATGTCTTTATTTGATCAATCTTTGCAGCTACAATGAAATCATTCATACTTAATCCACCTGCAAAATTAGGAACCCTTGTCATCATGCTGTACGATGAGAATCTATATTTAGGATCTAGAATAGCAACCAATGAAACGAGCTATGACACGTCGACACcagtaataatttgaaaacGTAACATGATTGaatgtaatcatatgtgtcGGTGTCGTGTTAGACATTGACATTGTCGACACGCCTTCGatcagaagtgtcggtgctacagaGATGACTAATCTCCACTGGAAACCTAGACTTCCCTCCCAACTGGGTTTTTCCATCCGCAAGGTTTGAACTTGAGACCTT from Trifolium pratense cultivar HEN17-A07 linkage group LG1, ARS_RC_1.1, whole genome shotgun sequence includes these protein-coding regions:
- the LOC123902683 gene encoding superoxide dismutase [Fe], chloroplastic-like codes for the protein MLSASAFVPTSHSNGCFAGFLNLPSSSASTFQFSKKQGSWIRKAGDTEITAKFELKPPPYPLDALEPIMSQETFEYHWGKHHRAYVDNLNKQIEGTDLDGKSLEETIIMAYNNGDILPAFNNAAQVWNHDFFWESMKPGGGGKPSGELLKLIERDFGSFEKFVDQFKLVASTQFGSGWAWLAYKESRLDVGNAVNPLATEEDKKLVVLKSPNAVNPLVWNHHHPLLTIDVWEHAYYLDYQNRRLDYISVFIDKLVSWDAVSSRLEKAKAVIAEREREDDRKRRGEGKSTTGKEATPTPEILADIDTN